The following coding sequences are from one Dreissena polymorpha isolate Duluth1 chromosome 8, UMN_Dpol_1.0, whole genome shotgun sequence window:
- the LOC127842391 gene encoding uncharacterized protein LOC127842391 has translation MHVVNITETLVKNLKNAAVIYASRLKDGSVVYLNKLIQTASEMLVAVTDLLNDVRQRNLDESLLTHAANELSQIWHASIKTLKNDTRVFLASIVNNSLTLQQTVSQICLNAINDIETHFGKVIDRLLNPLDKMSPGNEGLGIKFYGDLTLFGLQFPTLEIEFVYSTGTKLSHCDRYEFAQNFLKTEKAIRIFATLKSVVPIGRFLKADAGLGYAISLEYKGKFALIVRGEASFLGCRARVDMYISQTGLQFFLEVKIWSAFKAQLDVSFNTNLNIMNHAIPVLQNVSLNIKGRFIADADGDGDFSDSYLSALIRFTQHIADEAEARLSGLQEKLSAAQHDLTAAQNWLADKKAAVDSANTGFDNAVKALQIAKVKLEEAKTPFRNAIDALEDAQRKVDRLCKLKECDKICVPGLKCSVCYKKVWFIRIPYPCCSFTSCMFSIPDPLCALANAGCRILRGFAYAALEVAQLALRVPILVLDAAKAAVTVAQVVIDKSRVVLEIAKVALDMANIALEGVKLVFEAAKLALEAVKAVVKLGFMALNFVLKYGLQSLIDVRNCRFEIELSTSDLPIFDVQCEVNAFKTGFVPVGIKINFNDPIQSIWNAAKATIEMILNKIGNVFSGRKKREIRDKTLAGLYTSMRFARNTDVDDSHFEMFANKTLNDTFNTYAGLNISHSDEYTFRKQLFIEKCLLFTRIRVFFYDATSTLSDLVHDTASTMKNMTSIKGSMQAINTHDMSSKLSYETIGVDPIVAYNEFNMSISELENTIDGASENISTDPLLINLALFAEDASSFLDTEADDANKIMIVNQWIAAMNNVTAEYFNNDTCVSFLDCAHYAIAALYEQFVVVNVTNQTETLESVSQFENMFLLLVGNGSHTIEDVDSMAMSLLVTLQQMKEHYVFCSKAPEMLAPLQNITVKTGSNVSLVCNATGDPRPNFWWYKHGQLIPGENNMFLHIANAGQNDSSAYHCKAGNLVANYSFEEAYVSVLDNFGVVNNEEATDDEQGVDLIPILVPICLVLPLAIAVVGVLVWRYRTRMMARTKEPVIGFENNTYGTTESFPTAIPLQDRSGRRTRR, from the exons ATGCACGTTGTCAACATAACAGAAACACTTGTGAAGAATTTAAAGAACGCTGCAGTAATCTACGCATCGAGGCTAAAAGACGGGTCGGTTGTATACTTGAACAAACTCATTCAGACGGCTTCTGAGATGTTGGTTGCTGTAACTGATCTCTTAAACGATGTTAGACAACGTAATTTGGACGAAAGCCTTTTAACTCATGCAGCTAACGAGCTAAGTCAGATTTGGCATGCATCAATTAAGACTCTTAAAAACGACACGCGTGTGTTTCTTGCATCTATCGTTAACAACAGTTTAACTTTACAGCAAACAGTATcccaaatatgtttaaatgcaaTTAACGATATCGAGACGCACTTTGGTAAGGTTATAGACAGACTGCTGAACCCACTTGATAAGATGTCCCCAGGAAATGAAGGCTTAGGGATAAAATTTTATGGAGATCTTACACTGTTTGGACTGCAGTTCCCAACTCTGGAAATTGAATTTGTGTATTCAACAGGCACAAAATTGTCACACTGTGATCGGTATGAGTTTGCTCAGAATTTCTTAAAAACTGAAAAAGCCATTCGAATATTTGCCACTTTAAAGAGCGTTGTACCAATTGGTCGATTTCTTAAAGCGGATGCCGGTCTAGGATATGCGATAAGCCTTGAATATAAAGGCAAGTTTGCTTTAATTGTTCGAGGGGAAGCATCGTTTCTAGGTTGCAGGGCTCGTGTAGACATGTACATTTCGCAAACGGGTTTGCAATTCTTCTTGGAAGTAAAGATATGGTCTGCATTTAAGGCACAGTTGGACGTTTCGTTCAATACAAATCTTAATATTATGAATCACGCGATACCGGTCTTACAAAATGTATCCTTAAACATAAAGGGTCGTTTTATTGCGGATGCGGATGGTGATGGGGATTTCTCAGACAGTTACCTGTCGGCGCTTATTCGGTTTACACAACATATCGCAGATGAGGCAGAAGCTCGTTTGAGTGGACTGCAGGAAAAATTATCGGCGGCTCAACATGATTTAACTGCTGCACAAAACTGGCTTGCAGACAAAAAAGCAGCTGTCGATTCAGCAAATACTGGCTTTGATAACGCAGTGAAAGCATTACAAATTGCTAAAGTAAAACTTGAGGAAGCAAAAACACCTTTTCGAAATGCAATTGATGCATTGGAAGATGCGCAACGCAAGGTTGATCGTCTTTGTAAACTTAAAGAATGCGACAAAATATGTGTTCCAGGTTTGAAGTGTAGTGTGTGCTATAAGAAAGTGTGGTTTATAAGAATACCGTATCCATGTTGTTCATTTACGAGCTGTATGTTTTCTATTCCTGACCCGTTATGTGCATTAGCAAACGCTGGTTGTCGTATACTGCGTGGATTCGCCTATGCAGCTCTAGAAGTAGCTCAACTAGCATTGCGTGTACCAATTCTTGTACTCGATGCAGCAAAGGCAGCCGTAACTGTTGCACAGGTAGTTATAGATAAATCTCGTGTGGTTTTGGAAATTGCCAAAGTTGctctggatatggcaaatattgCTTTAGAAGGTGTAAAACTGGTTTTCGAAGCCGCAAAATTAGCTCTTGAAGCGGTAAAAGCAGTTGTTAAACTCGGATTTATGGCACtgaattttgtattgaaatacGGTTTACAATCCTTGATAGACGTCAGGAATTGCCGCTTTGAAATTGAGCTTTCAACTAGCGATTTGCCAATATTTGATGTCCAGTGCGAAGTGAATGCCTTCAAAACTGGTTTCGTACCCGTTGGTATAAAGATTAATTTTAATGATCCCATACAAAGTATTTGGAATGCTGCCAAAGCTACGATTGAGATGATACTCAACAAGATCGGCAACGTTTTTTCTGGCAGAAAAAAACGTGAAATACGAGATAAAACACTAGCCGGTCTGTACACGTCGATGCGATTTGCACGCAACACCGATGTAGATGATTCgcattttgaaatgtttgcaAATAAGACGTTAAATGACACTTTTAATACGTACGCGGGCTTAAATATAAGCCATTCGGATGAATACACGTTTCGGAAACAATTGTTTATTGAAAAATGCTTGTTATTCACACGTATTCGTGTGTTTTTCTACGATGCGACAAGCACATTGTCGGACTTGGTGCACGACACTGCATCTACGATGAAGAATATGACCTCTATTAAAGGGTCCATGCAGGCAATTAATACTCACGATATGTCGAGCAAGTTATCCTATGAAACTATTGGCGTGGATCCAATAGTTGCTTATAATGAATTCAACATGAGTATTTCTGAATTGGAGAATACAATTGACGGTGCAAGTGAAAATATTTCAACAGATCCGCTTTTGATCAACCTAGCCTTGTTTGCTGAGGATGCTAGTTCGTTTTTGGACACTGAAGCTGACGATGCAAACAAAATAATGATCGTTAACCAATGGATTGCTGCCATGAATAATGTCACAGCGGAGTATTTTAATAACGATACGTGTGTTTCATTTTTGGATTGCGCTCACTACGCAATCGCCGCCTTGTATGAACAGTTTGTTGTTGTCAATGTAACAAACCAGACAGAGACCCTTGAAAGTGTATCGcaatttgaaaatatgtttctacTTTTAGTAGGAAACGGTTCCCATACCATCGAGGACGTTGATTCGATGGCGATGTCTTTATTAGTGACTTTACAGCAAATGAAAGAACACTACGTCTTTTGTTCAAAAGCTCCGGAAATGCTTGCACCTCTTCAAAACATTACTGTGAAGACTGGCTCCAATGTTTCACTCGTCTGCAACGCAACGGGTGACCCTAGGCCAAACTTTTGGTGGTACAAACATGGGCAACTGATTCCcggtgaaaacaatatgtttttacatATTGCTAACGCGGGTCAAAACGATTCCTCTGCGTACCACTGCAAGGCTGGTAATTTGGTTGCAAATTACTCGTTTGAGGAAGCATATGTGAGCGTACTGG ATAATTTTGGAGTGGTTAATAATGAAGAAGCCACCG aCGATGAACAAGGTGTAGACCTTATACCAATATTGGTACCGATCTGTCTGGTGCTGCCTTTGGCAATCGCTGTCGTGGGTGTTTTGGTTTGGAGATATCGTACCAG AATGATGGCCAGAACGAAAGAACCAGTCATAGGCTTTGAAAACAACACATATGGTACAACCGAGAGTTTTCCCACCGCAATACCACTCCAGGACAGGTCAGGAAGGAGAACACGCCGTTAA